The genomic window CGCTGTTTCACTGACTGAATGCAGAGCAAAACAATCCGCCAGCCTGTCTCTCTCTCACCACCGCCGCGCTCGCTTtatatctctctctttcttttcgtCCTTCTCTCTGATCTGTTTTTTTACCTCCTTCACCACCGAACTCTCCAGGACTGATTTTTAGGGGGTAAGTGTTTGTGCTCTTGTAATATACCTGTGTGTGAATGACAGAGCTAGCCTGTTAGCATGTTTGCTAAGGGAGTAGGCTGGCGTTGTGTGAGCTCAGCGGTCTGACCTGCCGTGTGTGGCCTGCGCATGGTGCGCTGAGGGCCGCAGGTTTGGCAACTCAAGCCCGCGGATTCACACGAtcctccaattagcatttagcgtGCTATTTTGTCCTGGCTCAGatattgaaaattatttttgttgGGCACATAGCCAATTATATGTGCTGATTACATGCGCTGACATAtttcatgttgtttaaatatttcgGTCGAATCGATTGGTCCCAAACGTCAACGTTAGCGTGAAGCTAGCATGCTAACAGGCTCGCGACACCATGACGTAATGCGGAATACAGGCGCGTGAACGTGCAGCAGGTCTGCACGGGCAGAATTTCAGTTCACTGCTGTTCAACGCTAAGGGCAAAGAACATTGATTGATCATATCTCGCAGTAAACCATGAATTTACTTTAGTAGTAAACCTAATCTGAGTCTAGATCATATTTACAGTGTGTATCAGTCAAACGCGTACATAGTTCAAGGCTGGGGTTTTGTAAATGGCACTGGTTTTGTGTTTAGACTAAGTCGTAATTGATGTGAGCGGTGAACAATGGTCAGAATGCATCTGTACTTATCTATTTTTAGTATGCGAGTGTGTAGTGTGCTTAGCGGTGTGTTTGCTGACAGCCATACATGGCTGGAAAACCGCTTAATGTGTGTCCGCCTGCCtttgtgatggtgtgtgtgtgtttacacttgTTTCTTGTTCCTGGTGGCATGCCATGGTTTATTTCTAAAGTGGCCACTggcatgacaagacttttgtagtTTCAGTCGTCATGAATTATAAATAGAGGGATTGTGCTGGGTGTGTTACCTttcgtgtgtgtgtttaaagtaaaaaatatttacaatttacattcaaatttaatgtaaccagTTGTTAAAAtcaggaaaaaacaaaaatgcCCTTTTTACATAGAAATCTCGGCTCTAACTCGGCTTTCTTGTGTAATGATAAACTTTTGTCTAGTGATGTATGTCTGATTTCTCTATCTATTTAGTTCagaggttctcaaacttttcagcccatgaCCCCCTAAAATAACAACTCCAGTGACTCACCGACCCCACTATGTTTGGAGGTGGTTATACgcatacaaatattgcacacaatggtgcacacaccaGTGGGAACTATATGAACACAAGCATATtggcaacacaaaaaagtgcaacagtattacaacgatatatatatatatatatatatttattatcattattcatttgtttaatttaatattaacctcatttAATGCGAATGGTGAGCACAATGTTTATAGCAAAAGACTTAGTTTATATTTGGAGACTTGGAACCACTAGGAGATCATCCTCCTTGTTCAGTCGTGGCCTTTATTtgtaatgtatgtgagtgccatTAAATTGTTAGTTTAGTATTGTACcgcaaaatcaatctgctgcaactaacgATATTGCTCTGATGGTAATCTAGCACAATAACCCTAGGGgtcacaaataaaatataataattgataaaatatgataattttaatagtttaataaaatatatgagatTTTTAGAAAGTCACCAAGGTCCCGACAACCACTTAATAAGAAAACCACTGATTTAGTCCACCAAAACCCTACATCTTTCTTCCAATAAACTGCATGCTTGGATTCAGAATCGGATTCCTCCATCCAATCTACAAGCAAATTCCCATtctggtttattttttatttttatctcttCCACTCTATATTAGAAAATCTATTACTTTTCCATTTTAtaacaactttaaaaaatatttaccatcATGTGGTTGCATGTAAAGAATatacttgattttttttaaaccagtatACTTCAAAATCTATAGTTGATATTATTGTACATATTAGGGCTGCATACTTTGTTTCAGCATGGATTTCGCAATATGATAATTTGCAATAGACACATCGCAggatgcaatgttgagtctgaattataaattttcatttgtttttgaggcctgtgactatgAGGTTTTTTAAAGCAtccaggcataagaaattgtaccatttggaagactgtgctgtattatttgacattttatttttcaattactgCACCACAATATTCTTAGACTcctcagaaaatgataaaacactgtttatttcatttgtatcatTTTTTATTGCATCCAAGTAcacttgtagattgtttattatattttatggagatgcattcCATACAGAactatcccaatcaatctaaaatggtATATTCTTTCCAAACAGAGCTATCAAAGCCGTCTGGGAAAGATGTGCTCATATCACAGAAAACTAAATTATATTGTGTTTTGTATTAATTCAGTAAcaaaaatcataaaggtttggaacaagcggagagtgagtacataaaataaattcagAGTAAACTGTCATTTAAATTGGCCTGTTCTATTATGTGCATTTATATGCAAGTTAACTACTCTGTACAACTGTATTGCTGGAATAATAACAAGGTTGTTTGATGTTTAACAGTTATTGCATGAAAGATTATGTAACTTGAAAGGTTATGATGAGTAAAAATATCAGTTTATTTTAGTAGaggtatattttttatttttaaagataagCACCATCCAGCATTATCACTGGACAACTAGATATTGTACACAGAGTTGTTTTTATTTGGGCGAATCACGCAGTCTTTTAATTCTGTCCTCTTGGTACACAAATGGTGATGCTTACTATCTACagttatattgtatttattgttttaacaaTGTGCAAGCTGACTCTGGTTATGCTACTGACTTTTAAAAGCACTCACAGCATGCTGGACCTCAATGGAATGCAGTTAGAATATTTCTCAAAGCAAAAAATCTCTGTATTAGTTTTTTAATATTCACAAGAAATATATGATCTACTTAAGTAGTATCACACAAGCAATAGTTTAGCTTTGCTAAGTATCACAGAGTGAGCACAATTGCAGTTGGAAACATTCTCTTTTTTTGTGGGAATAGAGATGGTTCCAAACAAATCGAGAGCAGAGCTTTTATGTATTTCAGAGAAACAGTGgtgttttgtttctaaatgaatcacaTTGGTGttttgtttcttaaataaatCAAGAGAGTCAGTCACTGATTCAATCATCCATTGATAAAAACGCTCAACTTGTTTCATTGTGAATAAATCTGCATGTTTGAATGAATCACTTGAATGCATAATTAAAAGTATCCATTAAGACAAGAACTTATTGCCACTGACTGGTGGTTTTTAGTGATATTTATGCACAACTTCTCCAAACCAGCCTTGGTATCAGCACAAAAACACATTCAGCAAAatgtcagtttatttatgtcattATTTTTAACCAAGAACGTGTATATTGATGTCAGACTGCTGCATAGCCCTATAAAGAGTTGACATTGTTCTGCTGTTACTCATATTTCTTGAACTTTTCTGTTCTAGATTTTTAAGCAGCAGACATGGGTGCATTTCTGGATAAGCCAAAGATGGAGAAACATAACGCTCATGGGGATGGGAACAGTCTTCGCTACGGCCTGAGCAGCATGCAGGGCTGGCGTGTTGAGATGGAAGATGCGCACACCGCTGTCATCGGCCTGCCCAACAGTCTGGACCTCTGGTCGTTCTTTGCCGTTTATGATGGTCACGCGGGATCACAGGTGGCACGTTACTGCTGCGAGCACCTTCTGGAGCACATCACCAGCAACCCTGACTTCCAGGGTGGAGGCGGAGGAGGGGGACCAGCTGTGGAGCCCAGTGTGGACAGCGTGAAGTCGGGAATTCGCACTGGTTTCCTTCAGATCGACGATCACATGCGACAGATTTCGGAAAAGAAGCATGGTGGAGCTGACCGCAGCGGCTCGACAGCTGTCGGAGTGATGATTTCACCTCGCCATATCTACTTTATCAACTGCGGAGATTCGCGCGGGTTGCTGAGTCGCGGAGGGGCGGTGCACTTCTTCACACAGGACCACAAACCCAGCAACCCTCTCGAGAAGGAAAGGATCCAGAACGCTGGAGGGTCTGTGATGATCCAACGTGTCAATGGGTCTCTGGCGGTGTCCAGGGCTCTGGGGGACTTTGACTATAAGTGTGTGCATGGTAAGGGTCCCACGGAGCAGCTGGTGTCACCAGAGCCCGAGGTCTGTGCTATCGAGCGGTCAGAGGCGGAGGACGAGTTTATTGTTCTTGCTTGTGATGGGATCTGGGATGTGATGGCCAACGAGGAGTTGTGTGATTTTGTTCGTTCACGACTTGAGGTGACAGACGATCTGGAGAGGGTCTGCAATGAGATTGTAGATACCTGCTTGTACAAGGTGAGTacgctttttattattattgttattattattattattattattagaaaacaaGGTTAAATATAGAATAAATAGGTTTTTAGCAAGAATGTATGAAAATAATCAAGTTTTCCacaacattaattaaaataataataaattggccATGCAATAAGCATATTAAAATCAATGTACACATTTTTTGAGTCTTTCCAATCATGGGACAGAATTTATTTgtgacatttttaatattaaaagtgatcagttttgaccatatttctgattatttaatatttttttgatcAGATAAATGTCTCCTGTTTGTTTGAAACCACATTAACCCAAgcgtttgtgttttttttaaaaaaacatttattgaacTATGCCAGCATTTTGAAGTGTTTTcaagtagggatgcaccgatttTTGGGAAgatatcgataaccgataacGTTTTAGATTTGGAGGCGGATAACCGATATATAGGctgataaatatttcaaaattttatatttttttacaatgaaaaactgatttcatttaaaacttcctaaaagtttgaactgatcttAGAACAacctactcaaagcaaaaaaaaaaaacaatatttaaaatggcATGGTGATTCTATAGATCTATATTCacaatttcacataaatcagcatgccaaaaataaattattttcttttgttcatagcaaattaacatgcaaattaattgttgcataaaaataataagttgaataacaaaatgtgatttaattaacaaacaagaaaaataaatatgttgtaaataaaatgaaaatgaaaataaaagaactTAGAAttaaaaccagctcaaatgttcttgtaAAAATGTGTACAGTAATGCACAATTGTTAGTCGCTGGgtcatttgacatttttattaccACACACCTGCAAGATTTTCTCGTGCGTACACAAAGTTATCTTTCATTTatacaaatgtaatattttttctgaagctatttaaactaaaatacacAACGACTctctatcaaacatatctacaaggataaggaatatggttacttactgagttaatAACGAACAGCAATACCACAGACTTTGatggaataaacaatgtgagaaAAGCTTATAGTGAACCGGACAAGTCTAAACAAGTTTGACCCACGCATTGCATGACAAAGGCAGTACAATTATGTAATCtattggcttaaagatatcggcctaattttaaTATTGGGCTAATAACAGTAGCATATATTGGCTGATATCTATATGGCCGcagatatattgtgcatccctaattacAAGAATAGTGAAACCTAATTCTATAGTAAAGAATATCTTATCTTCATAACAACTTAGTCTTCAAGTTAAATTTTAGCTTCTATCTTTCCTCAGTGTTTCCAATTGGTTTAAATTATTGACTCAATTGAAATTTTATTGAACCTCTCCCTTCTTCTGTGTATTAACAGGGAAGTCGTGACAACATGAGTGTTGTGCTGGTGTGTTTCGTCAGTGCACCGAAGGTTTCCCCTGAAGCTGTTAAAAGGGAAGCTGAGCTTGATAAATACCTAGAGAGCCGAGTAGAAGGTTTGAGCTCAATCTACTGTCATTAATTAATCAGCTGTTCATCTGGATCATGCTTGATCAAAGTTGTTGTTATAACAGAGATCCTGAAGAGGCAGGGAGACGAAGGTGTGCCCGACCTGGTACATGTGATGCGCACGTTAGCATCTGAGAGCATCCCAAACCTACCCCCTGGAGGAGAACTGGCCAGCAAGTGAGTACCATACTTACCCAAACCCCGGCGATCTGTCCATGCAAGACTTTAGCAAACCATTAGTGAGTAATTCTCAGGAGTGATTCTCATGTCAATTCACAAGTTTTAGATCAATAAGTTCCGGTTACATTTGGTATTGAGATGTGATGTTCATACAgttacaaacatgttttttttttaatttgctgatTCTGCAAGTTTTGCATATACGCACACCTATTGTTTCCAAGAAAcactaatggcccatttccactgagtggtacggtacggtacggttcggtacgcttttatggccttTTCCATTGTCAAAACACGTACCTAatcaaaccgtaccgtaccacttttttggcaccctttcaaaagggtcccAAAtacgaaagggtaccaaaaggaggagctagacgcgcagctaaatgctattggtttacagagatacgtcattcgcttacgcaacaagccagaatgtaaacaaagggcccaccatgtttgaaatacacagcgagagattacatcGGAATTATATTCTCATATAATATCGAGCCATGGTCGATttgggctcaaacaaaccttgtcgttgtcttgatgaacagccacacagccatggagtagagcagaatctaccctgtgcctcgtagTTTTTAACAAGCCAGTCTGTAGCGCTAGcagtttcgctttcttgcttgtgCTCGCCGCGCTTCTAAATATGAAATAACagacttcttgagctgataataataacgtacgcttgattattgacaagctttggaaacccaatcctgtgagaagctgacaaacgcgagattgacacattcagaaagaaaaggacaaacgcgagagtgaagcgcagaaaaaaaagcaggtaaaaaagggagcacgttatttcttcagcaaacatgaacaaactgccttgttttaatacacaagtatttgtgtgtaaagcatctgttttgtgagaagtgcttttcatatgatatttGAGCGACCggtgcagctttattgtagaaatttcctcgagcgagaatgatgcgactgaaaTTTTCTGTCCTACACCACGCCCtacaaaagggtacccttggtaatGGAAACGCAAGCCTTAAGCAACGTCCTTATTTTAACTTATGGCAATGAGCAAGAAGACATTATAAGCTGAGCTTTAaatttgaatggtgacacccacagacatcgtcaccaagtTTAAATCAGATGTAAGACTTTCTTATACATAGCTCTTTttttgctggattcacatatgccaaacaaaccgcgctaactgggcaaaagagaccggttccgaaacaaaagtctagatgtgaaagcaccctaaaattaAAGAAGAATTCAGTGAACAACTGCATGTAATCCTTCAGCTGTCTGTGTACagactaagggtgtcacgatttcaattttaatcgaaaatcgatcgaaatttatgctctatttcgattatcgaatcaaaaaatagaatcgtcgatgctgccacgcccccatgtcacgtcagcttaataataataataaggactgcccgatagcccggagccagcgtgcgagacgctcAGGCCAGAGTACATGGCTGCCTTGTTGACTGACAGattgagccagagctgcgtgctgcgactgtatgtcaattgtgtgcaaattagagatgcgcggtttgcggttatagccgcggactttgcggataaaccgcggatcgggcggatgccgttacgaaaaaataatattttaattaaattcgggcgggtggcgggcggttgaACTGTTTATAtaggcatagctggcgcaccaacgaaaaagcctaggactgacttcacagaatgggaggaggaatcgaatacactaattctggatgaagtgtaCAGAAGTgttcctctacaaacttccgtatagactgATTCCGTatagaggaaaatctactttcctttttgGAGAAATTAGGCCAGtcattcccacgactacagcacctttccaagagaattctatgcatttcagcaacaagtgctgcgagcgagcgctccttcagtgcagcagggcgcattatagtggctatgcaggcgctcccgtctgaatcctgacacagatgctattttattcctgcattgtgccaagaaaaaatcaaactagacctaaggtcaggcatattaaaccaattagtctatgttatttaggctacacatatgttcaatataaacttttgagttgtcagctgataattttacgttcatattggtttagcctattctattccagacatgttggcctcgcttttacgttccgaggctataaggttattttgccagaatttctttgtaGCAACTTTAATGGCGTAGTATTTCattatgcttcaagtttgaggggaatggggatgatcctaagtccatgggttattggggcacttgtcatacatgcactttagcctggtcagactttatgttcgctcaaagagggatggcatatctatttttctaatttaatttctaattgtgggggtgactgagcctacaaggcttaggcacgatatgacgtttttattaaaaaaaatttcaactgtttgccaaagcatgcgactgtagcctatgcctacattaagatatttatgttaatatttttttactgcctgttgtttcttttggcatataaaataggtattatctgatagagatatcaataaaggttcatctgtgtcacagaactgtgttgtttccgatttctacaagctcaataacatccacagcaaaaaataaaaaataaaaaatagtcgaaaaactgtgcccattaattagatgtgcaaggcaagcaggtacgtttttggggttgctatggacaactacaaatgtaaacattattaggctataatgtaaatgacttattattctatctatttactaaaaaataaagtgaaataggcatttagtagttggctaaatagcagcatgttgaaatgtgtcaatgcgttttctattaggctacaataaaaaaagttgtatagtacagtgcgtttaatttaggctatttatttatttttttccctgtgcgccgattggagacggagttcactgctgatattctgagagctcgggtgcttctcatttcttatttgtgcatcctcgtttcctttccttgctttctttcctcgtgtttccaccccaccgggataaCGTTATGAGGGAAGACTTaaggaaaagactcaaggaccgaggaatcgaatcaagtgaaaagacacgtccttgTATCTTTaccgtcacttcaaagcgtcgtcaattaatgacttgcacgtttggattaactgcatgtctacattaaagtcattattatataatgatcaataaagaaacattcatttaataataaaaaggaataagccattcaaataaagagcccaatcagcagatggcgggcgggtgcggttttaaaaattggtcaaaaatgttactgcggatggatggcggacggatgatgaattttgtcaggcggttgcggatgaaataatagcccatccgcgcgtCTCtagtgcaaatacaatcttacggtgctttcacacatagatgtttgtttcggaatctgtctcgttccCCCGTTAGTTTGTTTGGCATAAATCCAGCAGTTGTgctcgcatccgcgccaaatcaatcagtccaagatcacctgaatgagacggtctctgccctactgagcggatcgattgtagtgagaaaacaaaacaatgcaacaaactaacaacccaggctatatcacagtgtattatgatcgtgtaatagccatatatacggctatatgaagagagaatgatgagcagggcgagatgtcattcttaccggtaaatgcgaaagtgaaagcatgctgaaatattaccgagagctgtttatccagcctgatctcggtttatccgtcaggaaaattgaccgaaattacaatctgttaatttttccatattttaattgtataatatattgtattaggcctgttgttttgttcatttccgcactaaCAGCTTGAAAGAAAGAgttacattgatctgatgcagtctcggttcatctgctatgtctctctataatttaagcctataatgcagaaCTCTAGCCAACggttctttaatagattgattaattcaataggtcgatttttacaaaacctgaaaattgaaatgaggctttgtatatatgagaaagtctgacctctgctttatattcggtgacgatgcttgtgggttgttaaaattaaagtgcacatttttgcttcaaaaatattctatacacaagtgctctaaagtttggggtcagtatgattgttaaatatgttaaactaagcttcttctgctcaccaaggctgcaattatttcatcataaatacaaattatgaaatgttgcactataaaataactgttcaaaagtagtttatcatttaatttattcatttattccagtgattataaagatgaaatttcagctttattactccagtcacatgatccttcagaaatcactaatattaattattattatatttattaatggtaatagtaacaaaagcaataatgtctggagcaataattttcttttaaactacatacaataacaaagtagttatttaaaattttgataaatatttaacaatttaacatcttttacatttaataaatgtagccttgatgaaaatgttttcttaaaaacatttaaaaaattactgtaaatatata from Danio rerio strain Tuebingen ecotype United States chromosome 13, GRCz12tu, whole genome shotgun sequence includes these protein-coding regions:
- the ppm1aa gene encoding protein phosphatase 1A isoform X2 encodes the protein MGAFLDKPKMEKHNAHGDGNSLRYGLSSMQGWRVEMEDAHTAVIGLPNSLDLWSFFAVYDGHAGSQVARYCCEHLLEHITSNPDFQGGGGGGGPAVEPSVDSVKSGIRTGFLQIDDHMRQISEKKHGGADRSGSTAVGVMISPRHIYFINCGDSRGLLSRGGAVHFFTQDHKPSNPLEKERIQNAGGSVMIQRVNGSLAVSRALGDFDYKCVHGKGPTEQLVSPEPEVCAIERSEAEDEFIVLACDGIWDVMANEELCDFVRSRLEVTDDLERVCNEIVDTCLYKGSRDNMSVVLVCFVSAPKVSPEAVKREAELDKYLESRVEEILKRQGDEGVPDLVHVMRTLASESIPNLPPGGELASKRSVIEAVYNKLNPYRNEDTDSASTDDMW
- the ppm1aa gene encoding protein phosphatase 1A isoform X1 gives rise to the protein MGAFLDKPKMEKHNAHGDGNSLRYGLSSMQGWRVEMEDAHTAVIGLPNSLDLWSFFAVYDGHAGSQVARYCCEHLLEHITSNPDFQGGGGGGGPAVEPSVDSVKSGIRTGFLQIDDHMRQISEKKHGGADRSGSTAVGVMISPRHIYFINCGDSRGLLSRGGAVHFFTQDHKPSNPLEKERIQNAGGSVMIQRVNGSLAVSRALGDFDYKCVHGKGPTEQLVSPEPEVCAIERSEAEDEFIVLACDGIWDVMANEELCDFVRSRLEVTDDLERVCNEIVDTCLYKGSRDNMSVVLVCFVSAPKVSPEAVKREAELDKYLESRVEEILKRQGDEGVPDLVHVMRTLASESIPNLPPGGELASKRSVIEAVYNKLNPYRNEDTDPDILFFRGFS
- the ppm1aa gene encoding protein phosphatase 1A isoform X3 is translated as MGAFLDKPKMEKHNAHGDGNSLRYGLSSMQGWRVEMEDAHTAVIGLPNSLDLWSFFAVYDGHAGSQVARYCCEHLLEHITSNPDFQGGGGGGGPAVEPSVDSVKSGIRTGFLQIDDHMRQISEKKHGGADRSGSTAVGVMISPRHIYFINCGDSRGLLSRGGAVHFFTQDHKPSNPLEKERIQNAGGSVMIQRVNGSLAVSRALGDFDYKCVHGKGPTEQLVSPEPEVCAIERSEAEDEFIVLACDGIWDVMANEELCDFVRSRLEVTDDLERVCNEIVDTCLYKGSRDNMSVVLVCFVSAPKVSPEAVKREAELDKYLESRVEEILKRQGDEGVPDLVHVMRTLASESIPNLPPGGELASKRSVIEAVYNKLNPYRNEDTT
- the ppm1aa gene encoding protein phosphatase 1A gives rise to the protein MGAFLDKPKMEKHNAHGDGNSLRYGLSSMQGWRVEMEDAHTAVIGLPNSLDLWSFFAVYDGHAGSQVARYCCEHLLEHITSNPDFQGGGGGGGPAVEPSVDSVKSGIRTGFLQIDDHMRQISEKKHGGADRSGSTAVGVMISPRHIYFINCGDSRGLLSRGGAVHFFTQDHKPSNPLEKERIQNAGGSVMIQRVNGSLAVSRALGDFDYKCVHGKGPTEQLVSPEPEVCAIERSEAEDEFIVLACDGIWDVMANEELCDFVRSRLEVTDDLERVCNEIVDTCLYKGSRDNMSVVLVCFVSAPKVSPEAVKREAELDKYLESRVEEILKRQGDEGVPDLVHVMRTLASESIPNLPPGGELASKRSVIEAVYNKLNPYRNEDTVLL